The following are from one region of the Melioribacteraceae bacterium 4301-Me genome:
- a CDS encoding dynamin family protein, protein MNENNIYKTLNQLKDISTVYSLFTIMKEIDELSEKVKQKKFYLVILGMFKRGKSTFINALLENEILPTAVVPLTSVITLIEYGNETSAEVSFRDDTKLKIPVEKVGEYISEEENKLNCKNVSIVRIYSPSEILKNISIIDTPGVGSTLSHNTLTTYEFIEKIDAAVFLLSADNPLSQIEINFLKDLKENVPKILFVLNKIDLLTDKEIDKIVSFNKNELNQLFDGTNYDFYLVSSKYALEGYRNKNNLMIEKSKIIPLRDKLESFVETEKNDLLLISTKNRISIIAKKIKSLLDFELNSMKMPLEELKNQYQSFQQSLDTIKKDKDEFDIVMNGRIKQLQAFVTDEITKLKNTLCSEFIDPLLLKPQHTVTNIKELGAEEYQIKIFNEIRDRFDKLKSDLESEVINKFKELIKKYYDGSNGFLRELTKTMSINSDVSFESLSSTFDLDVYTSFYYKFDVDYIPIALKSSFLSLIMPKHFIEKKIVTSVADNLKNKIEMNCGRINYDINYKIQESFIKFRYDINQKLEETLITLDELLKKTLQEKDKKETNISSKINELTERINLLDFISVS, encoded by the coding sequence ATGAACGAAAATAATATATATAAAACGCTGAACCAACTAAAGGACATTTCAACTGTTTATTCTCTGTTCACTATAATGAAGGAGATCGATGAGTTAAGTGAAAAAGTAAAACAAAAGAAATTTTATCTTGTCATACTAGGAATGTTCAAGCGGGGGAAATCTACATTTATAAATGCTTTGCTTGAAAATGAGATTTTACCTACAGCTGTTGTTCCGCTTACATCTGTAATTACGCTTATTGAATATGGAAATGAAACTTCAGCAGAAGTGAGCTTTAGAGATGATACAAAACTTAAGATACCCGTTGAAAAAGTTGGTGAATATATTTCTGAAGAAGAAAATAAACTTAATTGTAAAAACGTCTCTATAGTAAGAATTTATTCACCTTCTGAGATATTAAAAAATATATCAATTATTGATACACCAGGTGTAGGTTCTACATTGAGCCATAATACATTAACGACGTATGAATTCATAGAAAAAATTGATGCTGCTGTTTTTTTGCTTTCTGCAGATAACCCCCTTTCACAAATTGAGATAAATTTTTTAAAAGACCTTAAAGAAAATGTACCTAAAATACTGTTCGTATTAAATAAAATTGATTTATTAACTGATAAAGAGATAGATAAAATTGTTTCGTTTAACAAAAACGAATTGAACCAACTGTTCGATGGGACTAATTATGATTTTTATCTGGTTTCTAGTAAATATGCCTTGGAAGGTTATAGAAATAAGAACAACTTGATGATTGAAAAAAGTAAAATTATACCATTGAGAGACAAACTTGAAAGTTTTGTAGAGACTGAAAAAAACGACCTGCTATTAATATCTACAAAAAATAGAATATCAATTATTGCTAAGAAAATAAAATCTCTGCTTGACTTTGAATTGAACAGTATGAAAATGCCGCTTGAGGAGTTAAAAAATCAATATCAGTCTTTTCAGCAGTCACTTGATACAATAAAAAAAGATAAAGATGAGTTTGATATTGTAATGAATGGGAGAATAAAACAACTTCAAGCATTTGTTACAGATGAAATTACTAAACTAAAAAATACCCTATGTTCTGAGTTTATAGACCCATTGCTGCTAAAACCGCAGCATACAGTAACAAACATAAAGGAATTAGGTGCTGAAGAATATCAAATTAAAATTTTTAACGAAATTCGCGATAGGTTTGATAAATTAAAGTCGGACCTAGAAAGCGAGGTAATAAATAAATTTAAGGAATTAATTAAAAAGTACTATGATGGTTCTAATGGTTTTTTAAGAGAGTTGACAAAAACTATGTCAATTAATTCAGATGTAAGTTTTGAAAGCTTAAGTAGCACTTTTGATTTAGATGTATACACAAGCTTTTATTACAAATTCGATGTTGATTACATACCAATAGCGTTGAAAAGTAGCTTCCTATCTTTAATTATGCCTAAACATTTTATCGAGAAAAAAATTGTAACAAGTGTAGCTGATAATCTAAAAAACAAGATTGAAATGAATTGTGGCAGAATTAACTACGATATTAATTACAAAATACAGGAATCATTTATAAAGTTTAGATACGACATTAATCAAAAGCTGGAAGAAACACTAATTACTTTAGATGAGCTGCTGAAAAAGACGCTTCAAGAAAAAGATAAAAAGGAAACAAATATTAGTTCAAAAATTAATGAATTGACTGAAAGGATAAACTTACTTGATTTTATTTCTGTGAGTTAA
- the eno gene encoding phosphopyruvate hydratase, with the protein MKIKNVKAREVLDSRGNPTVEVDILLDGDFLGRAIVPSGASTGEREAVELRDGDKTKFKGKGVSKAVANVNQIIANDIVGKEFNSQEEIDVQMIRLDGTLNKSKLGANAILGVSMAFAKAAAASKKIPLYRYLSDKEKYILPVPCMNVINGGRHADNNVDFQEFMIAPHNATAFKDAIRIGVEIFHTLKEILKKKGYSTGVGDEGGFAPNLKSNQEAVEIILDAISQAGYKPGQDVSICLDPASSEMWEDGKYKFFKSDQHYVSSDELIELWKKWINDYPIILIEDGMAENDWKGWQKLTAELGSKIELVGDDIFCTNPKILKEGIDKKVANSILIKLNQIGTVSETLDTINLAYQNNYNCFVSHRSGETEDTTIADLTVAVGAGHLKTGSGCRSERIAKFNQLIRIEEELEGNSTFAGLKAFKNR; encoded by the coding sequence ATGAAAATTAAAAATGTAAAAGCCAGAGAAGTTCTTGACTCAAGAGGTAATCCAACAGTTGAAGTTGATATTTTGCTTGATGGTGATTTTTTGGGAAGGGCTATTGTGCCAAGTGGTGCAAGCACGGGCGAAAGAGAAGCAGTTGAATTACGCGATGGCGATAAAACAAAATTTAAAGGTAAAGGTGTTTCAAAAGCTGTTGCAAATGTGAACCAAATAATCGCTAACGATATTGTAGGCAAAGAATTTAATTCACAGGAAGAAATTGATGTACAAATGATTCGATTGGATGGAACACTAAACAAATCAAAGTTGGGAGCTAATGCTATATTAGGTGTTTCTATGGCTTTTGCAAAAGCCGCAGCAGCTTCAAAAAAAATTCCATTGTATCGTTATTTGTCAGATAAAGAAAAATATATCCTACCAGTACCATGCATGAATGTAATTAATGGTGGAAGACATGCAGATAATAATGTGGATTTTCAAGAGTTTATGATAGCACCGCATAATGCTACTGCTTTTAAAGATGCAATAAGAATTGGGGTGGAAATTTTTCATACGCTTAAAGAAATATTAAAAAAGAAAGGATATTCAACTGGTGTTGGTGATGAGGGTGGATTTGCACCAAACTTAAAATCAAATCAAGAAGCAGTTGAAATTATTCTTGATGCTATTAGTCAAGCAGGATATAAACCAGGCCAAGATGTGTCAATATGCCTTGACCCAGCATCAAGCGAAATGTGGGAAGATGGCAAGTATAAATTTTTTAAATCTGATCAACATTATGTTTCCTCAGATGAACTAATTGAACTTTGGAAAAAATGGATAAACGATTATCCAATAATTTTAATTGAAGATGGAATGGCTGAAAACGATTGGAAAGGCTGGCAAAAATTAACAGCTGAACTTGGCAGTAAAATAGAACTTGTAGGTGATGATATTTTTTGCACCAATCCAAAAATATTAAAGGAAGGAATAGATAAAAAAGTAGCTAATTCCATTTTAATAAAACTAAATCAAATTGGTACCGTGAGCGAAACACTTGATACAATTAACCTGGCCTATCAAAATAATTATAATTGTTTTGTTTCCCACAGAAGCGGAGAAACTGAAGATACCACTATAGCGGATTTAACAGTAGCTGTTGGTGCTGGGCATTTAAAAACCGGGAGTGGATGCCGCAGCGAAAGAATTGCTAAGTTCAATCAATTAATTAGAATTGAGGAGGAATTAGAGGGCAACTCTACTTTTGCCGGCCTGAAAGCATTTAAGAATCGTTAA
- a CDS encoding DUF6062 family protein has protein sequence MRKESNNQMESSEISAIKRGLSWVELKESLKKEGCPICMIMLNSLEKYFEFLLYEYVLDAAVHKKMLASFGMCNTHTYMLKETEVKIKSDGLNISVLYETLLQKELKLLSRILEPQRKYNKRTFNYYRKEILQKLAANGECPACENQKHSESFYTHEIIRLYKDEEFQKLYENNNVLLCRRHFLYLLNEAPNEEVITYFVNVQKIKLNKLFNNLTNFIQKHDYQSKIEITEDEKKSWQQLLEYSASKKNVNKNGYNEILT, from the coding sequence TTGAGAAAAGAGAGTAACAATCAAATGGAGAGCAGTGAAATTTCAGCAATTAAACGAGGATTAAGTTGGGTTGAATTGAAGGAAAGCCTAAAGAAGGAAGGCTGCCCTATTTGCATGATTATGCTTAATTCATTAGAAAAGTATTTTGAATTCCTTCTTTACGAGTACGTACTTGATGCTGCGGTTCATAAAAAAATGCTCGCATCTTTCGGCATGTGCAATACACATACTTACATGTTGAAAGAAACAGAAGTAAAAATAAAAAGTGATGGATTAAACATTTCTGTCTTATACGAAACTCTGTTGCAGAAAGAATTAAAATTGTTGAGCAGGATCTTAGAACCCCAGCGGAAATACAACAAGCGAACTTTTAATTATTATAGAAAAGAAATATTGCAAAAACTTGCTGCTAATGGTGAATGTCCAGCATGTGAAAATCAAAAACACAGTGAATCTTTTTATACTCATGAGATAATTAGACTTTATAAAGATGAAGAATTTCAAAAGCTGTACGAAAACAATAACGTACTTTTATGCAGAAGACACTTTTTGTACCTGTTAAATGAAGCACCAAATGAAGAAGTAATTACATACTTTGTTAATGTACAGAAAATTAAATTAAATAAGTTGTTTAACAACTTAACTAACTTTATTCAAAAGCATGATTATCAATCCAAAATAGAAATAACAGAAGACGAAAAGAAGTCGTGGCAGCAATTACTTGAATATTCGGCTTCTAAAAAGAATGTGAATAAAAATGGTTATAATGAAATATTAACATAA
- a CDS encoding C2H2-type zinc finger protein yields the protein MKNKIPFAIETLSGKQYRCGVCGKIYFNRDELEVHLQKEKIVDYKNLRFPELDRNVTISLIYTQDIRDLTNPKYPKLVKGDSLFEKRE from the coding sequence ATGAAAAACAAAATCCCATTTGCAATAGAAACATTGTCAGGTAAACAATATAGGTGCGGCGTATGTGGGAAAATATATTTTAATAGGGATGAATTGGAAGTGCATTTGCAGAAAGAAAAAATTGTTGACTATAAAAATCTTAGATTCCCTGAACTTGATAGAAATGTAACAATAAGTTTAATCTACACACAAGATATAAGGGATTTAACAAATCCAAAATATCCAAAGCTCGTTAAAGGGGATAGTTTGTTTGAGAAAAGAGAGTAA
- a CDS encoding phosphatase PAP2 family protein, producing the protein MYMLKEDLINTYNDAKSYFEQLIKFVKINSLLALSLLVCYLISFFVDSTVRLWFSQIHSSVFDTIFSVGHFYGKLYLTIAAVVIFYGGGIVFNKEKIRLIGLKIFEAFFISGIIVTVLKSIFGRWRPYSGHGSFSFVPFTLGPNDHLSLPSGDVAVAFAFSAVMASLFNNILWKIFWYGLAVLTFFGRIYHDQHWLTDAVMAAVIATSVGLHISRQKIPATMNNEQIKKIIKGKQYVGT; encoded by the coding sequence ATGTATATGTTAAAAGAAGATTTAATAAATACTTATAACGATGCAAAGTCTTACTTTGAACAATTAATAAAATTTGTCAAAATAAACAGTCTTTTAGCCTTAAGCTTACTAGTATGCTATTTAATCAGTTTTTTTGTCGATTCAACTGTAAGACTTTGGTTTTCACAGATCCACAGTTCTGTTTTTGATACAATTTTTTCTGTTGGTCATTTTTATGGGAAATTATATTTAACAATAGCTGCAGTAGTAATTTTTTACGGCGGAGGTATAGTTTTTAATAAAGAAAAAATACGGCTAATTGGATTAAAAATTTTCGAGGCGTTTTTTATCTCAGGTATAATTGTAACTGTGTTAAAATCAATATTCGGCAGGTGGCGGCCTTATAGCGGGCATGGTAGTTTTTCTTTTGTTCCTTTTACATTAGGACCGAACGACCATCTTTCGCTGCCTTCTGGAGATGTAGCTGTTGCTTTTGCATTTTCAGCTGTTATGGCTTCGTTATTTAATAATATATTATGGAAAATATTTTGGTATGGACTTGCAGTATTAACATTTTTTGGGAGAATTTATCACGACCAGCATTGGTTAACAGATGCAGTTATGGCAGCTGTTATAGCTACCTCTGTTGGATTGCACATCAGCAGACAAAAAATACCAGCTACGATGAATAATGAACAAATCAAAAAAATAATTAAAGGGAAACAGTATGTCGGTACCTAA
- a CDS encoding GlsB/YeaQ/YmgE family stress response membrane protein, translated as MIGMSFISFLILLVISIVVSAILHFAFNYYVRPGVNSFISKIIFGWIGAWLGTPVFGKWFEGLNYEEVYIIPAILGSISILILLVDWVKSTKYTGT; from the coding sequence ATGATTGGAATGAGCTTTATAAGCTTTCTAATCCTGCTTGTAATTAGTATTGTTGTCTCGGCAATTCTTCACTTTGCATTTAATTACTACGTTCGGCCAGGTGTAAATTCTTTTATTTCAAAAATAATATTTGGATGGATTGGTGCCTGGCTAGGTACGCCCGTTTTTGGTAAATGGTTTGAGGGCTTAAATTATGAAGAGGTTTATATAATCCCTGCTATTCTTGGCTCAATATCTATTCTGATTTTGCTGGTTGACTGGGTAAAATCTACAAAGTACACGGGGACTTAA
- the uvrB gene encoding excinuclease ABC subunit UvrB — protein MGKFELVSNYQPAGDQPKAIKELVEGLKRGQKHQVLLGVTGSGKTFTMSHVIKEINKPTLVISHNKTLAAQLYSEFKSFFPNNAVEFFISYYDYYQPEAYVVKRDLYIEKDFSINEEIDRLRLKATTSLIEGRNDVIIVASVSCIYGIGAPDEYARQIMFLRKGQQIERKKLLRNLIDIYYTRNDSEFTRGTFRARGDVVEIIPAYQYEEAVRIEFWGDEIERLSIIDSITGNVIREIDSVPIYPAKYFVTSKEKINRAIKSIEEELKERLEYFWKQEKYVEAQRLEQRTKFDIEMIREIGYCAGIENYSRHMDGRPPGSRPYCLFDYFPKDYLLIIDESHVTIPQLRGMYNGDRSRKETLVEYGFRLPSALDNRPLKFEEFEQMVNQVIYVSATPADYELEKSGGTFVEQIIRPTGLLDPEIEVRPVKNQIDDLIGEIKKRAASKERVLVTTLTKKMAEDLTDYLDKLKIKVRYIHSEVDALERVEIIRDLRIGDFDVLVGVNLLREGLDLPEVSLVAILDADKEGFLRSERSLMQTAGRTARNVNGKVIMYADTVTESMQKAITETNRRRKLQMEYNKQHGITPRTIYKTMEEILSSTSIADVRKKDYERQEESFIKIAEPVVKYMTEEQKNDLLEQMTEEMLNAAKDLEFERAAVLRDEIEKLKKLIKN, from the coding sequence ATGGGGAAGTTTGAGTTAGTTTCAAATTATCAGCCTGCTGGTGATCAGCCAAAAGCCATCAAAGAGCTTGTCGAAGGATTAAAGCGGGGTCAAAAGCACCAAGTGTTGCTTGGAGTTACAGGCAGCGGAAAAACATTTACGATGTCTCATGTTATTAAAGAAATTAATAAGCCTACACTTGTTATTTCACACAATAAAACCTTAGCTGCACAACTTTATTCTGAGTTTAAGAGCTTTTTCCCAAATAATGCTGTGGAGTTTTTCATTAGTTATTATGATTATTATCAACCGGAAGCATACGTTGTCAAGCGTGATCTTTATATTGAAAAAGATTTTTCAATTAATGAAGAAATAGATCGACTCCGTTTAAAGGCTACTACTTCTTTAATAGAGGGAAGGAATGATGTTATAATAGTTGCAAGTGTAAGCTGCATTTATGGAATTGGTGCACCGGATGAGTATGCAAGACAAATAATGTTTTTAAGAAAAGGACAACAAATTGAGAGAAAAAAGTTATTACGAAATCTTATTGACATTTATTATACAAGAAATGATTCGGAATTTACGAGAGGTACTTTTAGGGCAAGAGGTGACGTAGTTGAGATTATCCCTGCTTATCAATATGAAGAGGCAGTTAGAATTGAGTTCTGGGGCGATGAAATAGAAAGATTGTCAATTATTGATTCTATCACTGGTAATGTAATTCGAGAAATAGATAGTGTTCCTATCTATCCAGCTAAATATTTTGTTACGTCAAAAGAAAAAATTAACAGAGCAATTAAATCAATTGAAGAGGAACTTAAAGAGAGGCTGGAATACTTTTGGAAGCAGGAAAAATATGTAGAAGCTCAAAGGTTAGAACAACGAACTAAATTTGATATTGAAATGATTAGAGAAATTGGATATTGTGCTGGTATTGAAAATTACTCAAGACATATGGATGGCAGACCGCCCGGCTCACGTCCATATTGCTTATTTGATTATTTCCCAAAAGATTACCTTTTAATAATTGACGAGTCCCATGTAACCATACCACAATTACGAGGTATGTATAACGGTGACCGCTCAAGGAAAGAAACTTTAGTTGAATATGGATTTAGACTTCCTTCTGCACTTGATAACCGACCACTTAAATTTGAGGAGTTCGAACAGATGGTAAATCAAGTAATTTATGTAAGTGCTACTCCTGCAGATTATGAGCTGGAAAAAAGTGGCGGTACTTTTGTAGAACAAATTATTAGACCTACAGGATTATTAGACCCAGAAATTGAAGTGCGGCCTGTAAAAAACCAAATCGATGACTTGATAGGTGAAATTAAAAAACGTGCTGCCTCTAAAGAAAGAGTGCTTGTGACTACTTTAACAAAAAAAATGGCTGAGGACTTAACCGATTATCTCGATAAACTTAAAATAAAAGTTAGATACATTCATAGCGAAGTTGATGCATTAGAGAGGGTAGAAATTATTCGCGATTTACGAATTGGCGATTTTGACGTCCTGGTGGGCGTTAATTTGCTTCGTGAAGGGCTCGATTTACCTGAAGTTTCTCTTGTTGCTATCTTAGACGCTGATAAAGAAGGTTTTCTTAGAAGTGAACGCTCTTTAATGCAAACTGCCGGCAGAACAGCAAGAAATGTCAACGGAAAAGTGATTATGTATGCTGATACTGTTACAGAATCAATGCAAAAAGCAATTACAGAAACTAATCGTAGAAGAAAACTTCAAATGGAATACAATAAACAGCATGGTATAACACCAAGAACAATATATAAAACAATGGAAGAAATCCTTTCATCAACATCTATTGCCGATGTACGAAAAAAAGATTACGAGCGGCAAGAAGAATCGTTTATAAAAATAGCTGAACCAGTAGTAAAATATATGACCGAAGAGCAGAAAAACGACCTTCTCGAGCAAATGACAGAAGAAATGCTAAATGCTGCTAAAGATTTGGAGTTTGAGAGAGCTGCCGTGTTGAGAGATGAAATAGAAAAATTGAAAAAATTAATTAAAAATTGA